TATTATGAAGGAAACATGTGGGCGGATATTCGGATGGAGAAGTGTGTTTAATATTTGAGCGAAGATCTTCTGAGTCTTTAATTTATGAAATAAACATTTGAGTTGCTTTTTTATTTAATCTCTGTTATATTTAAAGAGTATTATCTTTGTTCTTTTTCAGATCGAGAATATATTTCATGGAAATATATTTTGTTTTTCGTCTAAAGTTTTGAGCAAGTATAGTAACTTATTGTGTGGACAACCGCACTAGGAGGCAATTAATTATGGAACAAGGTACAGTAAAATGGTTTAACGCAGAAAAAGGTTTTGGCTTCATCGAACGTGAAGCAGGGGAAGACGTATTCGTACACTTCTCAGCAATCCAAGGCGAAGGTTTCAAATCTTTAGACGAAGGTCAAAGTGTAACATTTGAAATCGAACAAGGACAACGTGGCCTACAAGCTACAAACGTTCAAAAAGCTTAATAACAGCTTGAAAGAGACCCTACTTGTGGGGTCTTTTTTTATTTGGTAAAATTTATGTAAGGTATTTATTATATCGATTATTCGCACACGATTGGAGTGTCAATAT
This window of the Sporosarcina ureae genome carries:
- a CDS encoding cold-shock protein, with the protein product MEQGTVKWFNAEKGFGFIEREAGEDVFVHFSAIQGEGFKSLDEGQSVTFEIEQGQRGLQATNVQKA